A DNA window from Gillisia sp. Hel1_33_143 contains the following coding sequences:
- a CDS encoding phytoene/squalene synthase family protein, producing MKSIYDKVSRSCSKEVTNAYSTSFSLATKMLAPSIRQDIYNIYGFVRLADEIVDSFHDYNKENLLDDFTADLYKAIDQKISLNPILNSFQETVHKYEIDPSLYKAFLKSMRLDLHKSDYLTQAEYKEYIYGSADVVGLMCLKVFVGGDQIKYDELRESAMSLGSAFQKVNFLRDLKADFEDLSRSYFPDTNLEALDEESKQRIIDEIEADFKKGLHGIAKLPVEAKFGVYTAYIYYRKLLHKLKNVPSLEIKNRRISVPNYQKAGLLAKSYISYRLNLL from the coding sequence ATGAAATCCATTTACGATAAGGTTTCTAGAAGCTGCAGCAAAGAAGTTACTAACGCTTATAGTACATCATTTTCTCTAGCTACAAAAATGCTAGCTCCATCCATAAGGCAGGACATTTATAATATTTATGGTTTTGTTAGATTGGCAGATGAAATTGTAGATTCTTTTCACGACTACAATAAAGAGAATTTACTTGATGATTTTACCGCAGATCTTTACAAAGCTATAGATCAAAAAATTAGTCTGAATCCTATCCTTAATTCTTTTCAGGAAACTGTACATAAATATGAGATTGATCCATCCCTTTATAAAGCCTTTTTAAAGAGCATGAGACTAGATCTTCATAAATCTGATTATCTAACTCAAGCTGAATATAAAGAATACATTTATGGAAGTGCAGATGTAGTTGGTCTTATGTGCTTAAAAGTTTTTGTAGGTGGAGATCAGATCAAGTATGATGAATTAAGAGAATCTGCAATGAGCTTAGGGTCTGCATTTCAAAAGGTGAATTTCCTTAGAGACCTAAAAGCAGATTTTGAAGACCTTAGTAGAAGTTATTTTCCAGATACCAATTTAGAAGCGCTAGATGAAGAAAGTAAGCAACGAATAATAGATGAGATTGAAGCTGATTTCAAAAAAGGATTGCATGGTATTGCTAAATTACCAGTAGAAGCTAAATTTGGCGTTTATACAGCATATATATATTACAGAAAATTACTCCATAAATTAAAGAACGTACCTTCTTTAGAAATTAAAAACAGAAGAATTAGCGTTCCAAATTATCAAAAAGCCGGTCTACTGGCAAAATCATATATTTCATACCGATTAAATTTATTGTAA
- a CDS encoding sterol desaturase family protein translates to MNILLWLVVFLGTFLIMEGMAWFTHKYIMHGFLWKLHADHHRKDHSSWWERNDLFFVFYAFVSITFFLLWRYNDLWIGLPIGLGILAYGIAYFTVHDIFIHQRFKIFRNANNKYAKGVRRAHKMHHKHLGKDHGECFGMLWVPFKYFRK, encoded by the coding sequence ATGAACATTTTACTCTGGTTAGTTGTTTTTTTAGGAACCTTCTTAATTATGGAGGGCATGGCATGGTTTACTCATAAATACATTATGCACGGCTTTCTATGGAAACTTCATGCAGATCATCATAGAAAAGACCATAGTAGCTGGTGGGAACGCAACGATCTATTTTTTGTTTTTTACGCGTTTGTGAGTATTACCTTCTTTTTATTATGGAGATATAACGATCTATGGATTGGCCTACCTATAGGATTAGGAATATTAGCATACGGAATCGCCTATTTCACAGTTCATGATATCTTTATCCACCAAAGGTTTAAGATCTTTAGAAATGCCAATAACAAATATGCTAAAGGGGTACGAAGAGCTCATAAAATGCACCATAAACATTTAGGTAAAGATCATGGAGAGTGTTTTGGGATGTTATGGGTGCCATTCAAATACTTCAGAAAATAA
- a CDS encoding lycopene cyclase family protein translates to MPDSFDYIIIGGGLAGLQLALRFAEDPYFNNKQFAIIDPSDKTENDKTWCFWEKGKGNWESIIYKSWESGRFLTSSKYLKFQLEPYKYKMIRSEDFYSLAKDRLQSLNNFHFIKDSISEIYETTMIAHGAKQYQATHFFDSRINSSYLKDKKSSLLYQHFKGWIIETDSNIFDPDQFTMMDYRLKHNNSTSFTYMLPLSRTKALIEFTFFTPYLTEESVYDEMLMSYIKEYLGVDQFHISETEIGVIPMTDFPFHKDNTPSITKIGTAGSWVKGSTGYSFKHTEKKTAKIVANIKAGKEPSYELLNSRFRWYDAIFLDVLTRNNEMGEEIFSKFYSKNTTKNILKYLDEETSLSEDLKIMFSLFDVEFIKSFFRKGM, encoded by the coding sequence ATGCCAGATAGCTTCGACTATATAATTATTGGCGGTGGCTTAGCTGGACTACAACTGGCACTGAGATTTGCAGAAGACCCTTATTTTAATAATAAGCAATTTGCAATAATAGATCCTTCAGATAAAACCGAAAACGATAAAACTTGGTGCTTTTGGGAAAAAGGAAAAGGTAATTGGGAGTCTATAATTTATAAATCCTGGGAAAGCGGAAGATTTCTAACTTCATCGAAATATTTAAAATTTCAGCTTGAACCCTATAAATACAAAATGATTCGCTCTGAGGATTTTTACTCCTTAGCAAAAGATAGGCTTCAAAGTTTAAATAATTTTCATTTTATTAAGGATAGTATTTCTGAAATATATGAAACTACAATGATCGCTCATGGAGCTAAACAGTATCAAGCAACTCATTTTTTTGATAGTAGAATAAATTCTAGCTACCTAAAAGATAAAAAATCCTCCTTACTCTATCAGCATTTTAAAGGATGGATAATTGAAACAGATAGCAATATTTTTGATCCGGATCAATTCACTATGATGGATTATAGGTTGAAGCATAATAATAGTACCAGCTTCACTTATATGCTACCCCTTTCAAGAACTAAAGCCTTAATAGAATTCACCTTTTTTACCCCATATCTTACCGAAGAAAGCGTTTATGATGAAATGCTGATGAGTTATATTAAGGAATATCTCGGGGTAGATCAATTTCATATTTCAGAGACTGAAATAGGAGTTATACCTATGACAGATTTTCCCTTCCATAAAGATAACACTCCATCCATTACTAAAATAGGAACAGCAGGATCCTGGGTTAAGGGGTCTACGGGTTATTCTTTTAAACATACAGAAAAGAAAACAGCTAAGATCGTTGCAAATATCAAAGCTGGAAAAGAACCATCTTATGAACTGCTGAATTCTAGATTTAGATGGTATGATGCAATTTTTCTTGATGTTCTTACTAGAAACAATGAAATGGGCGAAGAGATCTTCAGTAAATTTTACAGTAAAAACACAACTAAAAATATTTTAAAATATTTAGATGAGGAAACATCACTATCAGAAGATCTCAAAATTATGTTCTCCCTATTTGATGTGGAATTTATAAAGTCCTTTTTTAGAAAAGGAATGTAA